The region AGGACGCTGGTTCATGTTTTTATAGTGGACCAGAACGACAATGCCCCACGGGTGcatttccccagggctggggaggacTCTGCTACCCAGTTACGAATCTCCCCCTCCACCGCCCCTCCTGCTCTCATCACCAAGGTGGTGGCAATAGATGCGGACTCGGGGCGCAATGCATGGCTCTCCTACCACCTCGTGGAAGCCACAGACCCAGGGCTTTTCAGTGTGGCCCTGCGCTCCGGGGAGATCCGGATCATGCGGGCCCTGCAGGAGTCGGATTTCTCTGCACATGAACTGCTGGTGGTGGTCCGGGATGCTGGGGACCCCCCACTCTCCACAGCCGTCACACTGGTGGTGCTAGTGGAGGAGAAGGGCCCAGAGGCTTTGCAGGGCTCCGAGGATCGGGCCACTGATGGTGGGGGCTTACCCACGATTACACTTTATCTGATTGTGTCCCTAGTTCTCATCTCCACTGTCTCGCTGGTGGGACTGGCAGCACTGGGCATACGGTGCCTCCGGCGGGGCTCTGCCCCTGCCAACCAGGGCTGCTGCGTGGAGAGCGTGAACAcgctgcagccccctcccagccACATTTCTGGGCACTTGCACTATGAGCCTAAGCAAGGGGACATGGTGATGGGTGTCCAGGTGACAGCCACGGCACCCCCTGCACCGCGTTACCGCTCCTGCTTTTCGCCGGTCTCGGACATCAGCGAATTCATGTTTGTGAAACCCTCCGCGGGTCCAGCCGGTGCCAGCCCGCCGGATTCCACCCTGTGCAGCGAGGTGAGCTCGGGAGCGTGTCCCGCTGCCTGCGGGGCTCGGCACCGGAGCAGCGGCTCGGGGTGCGGCACCCCCAGCCGGCTTTGGTGAGGGGGTGCCCGCCGGTGCCCGCTCCCAGCAGCCGGGAGGGGCGGAGCGGGGATTCCCGCTGCCGGGAGTTCCCGGCGCCCTCCCGGCGCTGTGGGGGcggagaggcggcggcggggcggtgggggggggctACGCCGTGCGTATTTTGGGGAAGGCggcggaggagggagaggaggaggagggagagaaaaaggaggaggaggaggaggagggggctgtggAGAGACGTAAAACTGTCACTCGGTCCATCCCCTCCGCTCGCCGACTTTGTGCGTCTTTGCGTACCGAGGAGCTGCTCAGCCGGCCGGGCTGCGatcgccgccccgcccccgcccgccccgtccatccctccctgcccggctccggcggctccggcggctccggcggctccggcggctccggcggcggcttCCTCCCTGCGCAACCCGCTCGGACCCTCCCGGGGCGCGGAGGTtccggcgcggcggcggctgccggggccGGCAGCGGaggcggggaggcgggggaggCTGCGCGGAGCCGCTGCCGCTCAGCTCCGTGCTGCTCCGCTCTCACAGTCGGCACGGGATGCTCGGGGGACGGAGTTTGCCGTGGCAGCTCCCGCTGCTGCTCGCAGCCCTCTCCTGTCTGCCGGCTCCCAGCAGCGCCCAGCTCCACTACTCCGTGCCCGAGGACCGAGAGCCGGGCTTCTCGGTGGGCGACCTGGCCAAGGACCTAGGGGTGGAGGTGCGGAGCTTGGCCACCCGCAACCTGCGCCTGGTGAGCGAGGGTGGGCAGCGGCACTTCCAGGTGGACCTGGCAGCGGGCGTGCTGCTGCTCGACAGCAGGCTGGACCGGGAGGCCCTGTGTGGGCAGAGCCCCACGTGCTCCCTGCACCTCCAACTCGTCATGGAGAATCCCCTCCAGCTCCACCGTGTCGAGGTGGATGTCCTCGATGTCAATGACAACGTGCCCCAGTTCCCCAAGCCGGAGGTGGTCTTGGAGATCACTGAGGTAGCCAACCCTGGGACTCGGCTACCCTTGGAGGTAGCAGAAGACCCGGATATGGGCTCCAACTCCATCTCCACCTACGAGCTCAGCCCCAGTAAGCATTTCGCCCTGAGTATCAACGTGAGAGGAGATGGCGTTAAAATGCCCGAGATCGTACTTGAAAAAGCATTGGATAGAGAGAAAGTGGCTGTTCATCACCTAACACTGACAGCCCTGGATGGAGGGAATCCGGTGAAATCTGGCACTGCCAAGGTTACCATCCATGTCCTGGATGCAAATGACAACCCTCCTGTCTGTGATCCACCCATATCTAAGGTACATCTGGAGGAGAATGTGCCAGTGGGTACTCTGGTCACCAAGTTGAATGTCACTGACCTGGATGAAGGTCCCAACGGGGACGTGGAATATTCTTTCAAAACGAGCAATAATGCACCTGGTAAACTCACCAAGCTGTTCTCCTTAGATCCCCGGACAGGGGAGATCAGAACCAAAGCCCCACTGGATTATGAGGAATCCAGTGCTTATGAGATTGCGGTTCGAGCCAGGGACAAGGGGTCCCCAGCCATGGAAGGACACTGTCACCTGCGAGTGGAATTAACTGATATCAATGATAACAGCCCAGAGATCGTGCTGACCTCTCTCTCCAGCCCAGTGCTGGAGGATGCAACCCCAGGCACTGTGATTGCCCTCATTGGTGTGAAGGACAGTGATTCTGGTGAGAATGGGCAGGTCCGCCTGCAGATAGCAAAAGAGCTCCCATTTAAACTGGTGTCATCTTTTAAAGAGCATTTCTCACTGGTCACAAGTGGTCCCCTTGATCGGGAGAAGGCCAGTGGATACAACATCACGGTGAGGGCTGTGGATTCAGGGTCCCCACAGAGGGCCACACAAAAAACCTTTTACCTCCGAATTGCTGATGTGAATGACAATGCACCGAATTTCTCTAGCCCTTTTGATACAGCTCACATTCAGGAAAACTCCCTTCCTGGAACTTCTGTTTTTTCAGTGTCAGCATCTGATCCTGATGAGGGTAGCAACGCCAAGCTGTCTTACTCCATCCTGGACAACGGGATGCAGGATGTACCCATCTCAACCTACTTCCGGATAGACCAGGACAATGGCACCATCTACACTGTGCGGGCTCTAGACTACGAGCAAAACAAGGTGTTCCAGGTGCCTGTGGAGGTGAAGGATGCTGGGTCTCCTGCACTGAGTAGCACTACTGTGGTCCATGTGTTTGTCCTGGATGAGAACGACAATGCCCCCACCATTGTCTATCCGTCTGTCCCCAAGGGCTCTGCCTTCCACCAAACCATCCCGGCCTTAGCAGAACCTGGCTATCTGGTCACCAAAATTGTAGCTGTTGATGCTGATAGTGGCCATAATGCCTGGCTGTCCTACCAGCTGCAGGAGACCACTGAGGCTTTGCCTTTCCAAGTGGAACACCGCTCTGGAGAGATAAGGGTTGCACAGGCTCTCAAGGAGTCAGAAGATCCCCACAGGCTGGTGGTTGAAGTGAGGGACAATGGGATACCGTCCCTCTCGGCCTCTGTGGTAATAGTAATTTCCCTGGAGGAAAACAGTGTGCAGGACTTTTCCAAGTCCTTGGACCTCCCCAAATCTTCTCCCAAGGATACCAACCTAACGCTTTACCTCATCATCTCCTTGGTGTCCATTTCCCTTGTGTCCTGCGTGATGTTTGCTGTGGTGGCTGCCCGGTGTCTCAAAGCTGGCACTGCCAGCTGGACCTTTGGGGGTTGCTGCCGAGGGACTGGCCGCAAGCCTGCCTCCCATTTCCATGGGCAGATGAAGCCAGATGGCTTCATCAAGTACCTGGACGTGGGAGGAGCGGGCTTGACCTCCCAGGCACAGAATTACACTTCTTGTTTCTCGCCCATGTCTGACCAGAGCGATTTCCTCTTTGTAAAACCTTTCAGCCATTCTAGCACTGCAGAGACCATGGCTGCCTATGAGCAGGTGACCAGCACCTTAGCAAGTCCCTGTGATGGGGTAAGAGATGGGTGTTTCTTACTGTCCTGTGTGCTAAGCGCAACGGTCCATAATATCCAGGCCAGTTGGCTGTTCTCTGTCTGTCCTTCCACCTAAGAAGGTAGCTTCAGGGAATGTGTGTCACCATCACCTCCTGGGAGGTGGCAGGTGAAAGCTTTGGCTCAGCTTGATGGAGGTGGGGGAAGGGGCTGGGCAGCACTATGAAATCAAAGACTGTGTGTTCGTAGAAGTGGAGAGTTTTCCATTGGCCCCGTTCGTACTCTTTTTAAAGTGATTCTTAGCATGGTCAGGAAcatgtttttttggtgtttaacTCTTTGATTCTATTTAACCCCTTTATGCTGCATGGCATACAAACTGCAATGTGGGAGGAGGTTATCTGAAAGCAAAGTTTGTCAGtgtttcttttgctctgttttagAGGTGCATTGTAGAAATTTCTCATTTCTTAGCTCCCAAGTGTTACTAATTACTGATTGTGCACTGGCAAGGGATCATTTTCCAGCTTGGTTGTTTTGAGCGAGGGGCTGAATTCACTATTCGGCACAGAACGTAGTgacatttttcacaaaggtccTGGTGACCTTATATGCCCTTGGGCTTACAGAGACGTAGGCAGTGGCATGCTTTGAAAACTTCAGCCACTTGTATTCAGATGTCTAAATATGGATGTAGGTGACTCTATTTAGCTGTAGCTTTTATAACTTTAGGATATAAAAAGTAAAGTAATTTTGCATCATAAATGCCTGACCTGAATTTGAAAGTGGTAATTACAACAGGAATTCAAAATATAGATTGGGAAGGGCTTATATAGTGCAGGATTGTGTGTCAACGTGTGCAAAAATGTGTATCTGAAATCTGGAGGGCAAGTATTTAAACAGCTTAATTTGCATGCAACATGGGTACCAGTGGGGCCTCTATTTTAGGGGGGTAATTTATTCTAATATATTCTTTCATGAGATTCATCAAAGCTGTGGAGAAATTAGTGAAATCACATCTACTAAATAAAAATCTAGGTCAGCTGTACCCGTCTTCACTTTTCCTTAGTAATTGCATGTACAAGCAGAATAATCCTATAAAACTGATGTTCCACTGTTTGGACTATGAACTGCTCATTCCTAAGGTAACTGAGAGAAATGTTGTCCTTTCCAGGTAGCATGTTATCATTCTGGAGTTAATTAAGAAGATTACTATTTTCGGAAGTATGCCGTCTTCCAGACAGAAAACAGTTCAGCTATTTAGTGCTCTTCACAAAGACATGATTCAAACAGGAATATGCAAGCCTGCTTTGTGTCCTTCTTTATTTACAAAATGTTCATTGTCTGATGGTAAAATAACACAGGCAGAAAGCGATACAGGGGCTTACTAATGAAGTTACAAAGTGTGCTGCTGTGTCCGAAGTTTATTGTATCTCCTAAACaaataatgcttttttcttttgctgtcggaagttcattcttttctctgtggACAGAAAAATACTGTAGTGCTCCGAGGCCACAACACCTAGGAAAAGTCATTCAAATACAATGTGTGAAATCAAGATCTCAGGCAGGCCTTTTTAAGGACAGAAGAAGGACAGATTAGGAAGGTCTGTTATCATTTTACCTTCTGGCATTAAAAGCATCTTTCTCAGTCTCAATTAACTCTgccaccccctacccccccaaGCTCATTACTTTGGTACCATTGCTTCTGCTGAATTGATGCCCTTATCAGTTTATTTCATGCTTCATTTCTTTCACAGCCTGGTTTCCTGAGCTGCTTTGGAAGATTATTCGCTGAATAGTTTTTGTCATGCTTTTTAGTATTCATGCTGGTTCAGAAATACTcaagaaagggggagggggagctttctttttgttctaaTTGATTTGCTTTACTTGGAAAGAACACGCTGATACTCCAGACTCAAATAATCCAGGATCAGCTCACTTTCATTTTCAAAGGCAAGAATGGAGGTATTAAAACTCTTCTATTTTCTCTGCAGCAAGCTCAGCCTAACACAGACTGGCGCTTCTCTCAGACCCAGAGGCCTGGAACGAGTGGGTAAGTGCCTCTTTTTCCATGTATGTGTCTTGtgaaaatttctttcctttgcatGACACTTTCAGTGCTGGGAAGTCCTCGACTGGCAGCTCTGAGGATGGGTGTTCCCTGTCATTGGTAGAATTGTCCGGCCAAAGAGTCAGCTTCTCTGTCAGTTCTGTTTGGTGGTGGTGTGTCAGGGCTTGTTTGCAATGGTgtgtctggtttggggtttggtgtcTACAGCTCAAGGACGGTCAGGAACCGGAGGGAACTCCAGGTGAAGTTGTGCAATGGTTAAAGAACTGGAAAACATGATTCAAAGAGAAAGGCTTCCCCTCTAAAGCAGATTTTGAGCATTTAGACTAGATTCTGAGTCCAAAATCTTGATTCCTCCACCTCCTCGGAGGCCACTGGAAATCACTGTGTGAGTCCCTTTACCAGCCATGGAGCCTTGAGTTCTGTGCTGCTGAAGTGTATATTGCCTGCTCTGGCTTGAGCACCTAGTGCCAAACTGCTGTGTAAGCCCCATGGCAGTCAGACGTTGAGTGGATGAGACCCAGATCCCCAAAGGCCCCTTTAGAGAAATGTGTCCCAGCTACATCAAACTCAGCAGGAGCAGGTCCATCATGAAATGACACTCTATGTGCTTTCTCCTGTAGGCTAGTCTGGCTGAGTCAGTGTTAGGTCCCCCCGGATCCAACTCCATTTGTTGGGGAGTTTGGAATCTTTCTTGCATTCCTTGGGAAGTGCCATCACCAACACAGGGTGGTTCATCAGTTCTTCCAGGTGAGGAGCCCTCTGCCTGCTTCCCACTGGAGCTGGCCAACTGGGCAGATGGAGgctaaggaagaagaaattaaacctaATGGGTCAGGAGACTCACAGGAAGGATGTCTCCTAAGGTCTGGTCTTGCTCTCAAAACCATGGCTGAGTTTTTGCCAATTTGCATGTGATGTTAAAAAGATAAgccctggcagcagagcagagacctGCCTCCCAAGTGAGTACCCCTCTCTTGACTGTGCGCTCTTGCCTCTGGCCCAACAAAGTTTGCTTTTTATGGTCCACAGTGAGAAAGCACTGACAAGAAAATGTTGAGCAGGTGCCCTTCACCTCTCCCGTCTTCCCTCCTGGTTCATAAGCGAGGGCAGGGATCCTCTTCCAAGGGTGCACTTCCTTGAATAACATTAGGATAAGAAAGGACTTAAACTGGGAGTCCATCTTCCTCTGTGAATACCCCAGAGGTTATTGTGTATGAGGAGACTGGCTCCAGGATCATTTATGTGTGAAAAGATTACATCTTTTGAGGCATACCCAAGGATTATACCCTTGGAGCAATCAGAAGTAATTGGGATGCTGTGCATCCGGGGCTCGCTGGGTCAGATACTAAGAGAGGAGCTCATGCCTCTGTGCTTTGTCATTCCTGGTAGCCACTCAGGCGGCTCCTGTGGAGGTTTAAATGGTGCCACAGGGAGTGTCGGTTTCTGGATTTTGGTGTCAGAGCTTGCAGTTAAAACATCTGCAGCAGCTGGTTGTGTCTCAGCCTTTCTCTGGGTCTGGCTTGATAATTTAGCttaacagaaaatgaagagaCTGCTATAGCCAACTTGTTGCAGCGATTAAACTTTGTTACTAGGCTCTTCTAGCTGACAAAGCTAAAATGGAGTGACGGTTTGATATAAAGTAGATAAAGCATTCCTACTAGAAACCAGCTATGGACCTTAAAACAAGGTTATTGCTGGAACACTTTTCTCAGAGGTCTGTTGAATTCCCAATCACTGACAACATTTTAATCAAGAAAAGTCTTTCTCACCATTTACGCTCTAGTTCAAATGACAATTAACAAAGCCCTGTTAATACAGAAGTGCACCAGAGCTGCTGTAATAGTTTTGTTACAAGAAGCAAGTAAACGAGCCCCATCAGAGCAAGCTCTATTGCTTCCTCTTCCAGCATCATGCCAGTGCTCTTCAAGGCACAGAACTGATGCAGTCCAGACCTACTTAACTCAGTGACAGGGACCTTTTCGCAGGTCATGGGACAGTGACCCTCACCCCAGCCTCTGCCTGAAGCTCTTTACAAGTTCCAGCCCCTTCTCAGTGCCTAAGTGGGAGCAGCAGCCTGTGGGGTGGGAAGagagagggcaggaggaaaggcagcCTCAGACTCTGTTCGTGGAGAGCTGAACTAGCAAAACGTGTTGGTTCTGGTGCAGGACCTGTGATGTTACCCCTGGTGATCTATGACCTGGGTGCCCACAGTAGTCCCTGAAACAGCCACTAGTGGCTTGTGTGGTACCTGTTGTGGCAGTTCCCATAGCACTGGCTGCCCAGGCTGGCCCCCAGGTTTGGAGAGTGGCTTTGCCCCAGCACAGGCTGGTACTGAAATAACTCAGtggattttaatttctgctggttttgcccACCTGCCTGTGTGCAGATTCCACATTTGCAATAAAATCAGCTCttcctgattttgttttttttgtttcttttatcctGTTTTAAGTTAAATCAAGGGAGATGTGTTTATTCTAAACCAGTGTTAAAATACTAAAGGATGGAAATAGAAAGTGCTATTTTATGTGTTCAGTGCCCAGCCCTGACATCTCTCAGATGATAAAACAGGCAAATCCTGGAGAGCAGTTCACTCCCCATTGTGCTCTTCCTAGTGTTTTGATGTCTGGTGGGTGAATTCCCCAAGCACTGGTTGGTAGTACAGGTATTAAAGAAGGTGCAAGGGCAACTGCCTGAGCCCTGCCCACTGTTAGTCTCTCCAATGTTAGCTCACGTACAACTGTGTCTCCTGCTGACAGGCGAACCTCTCTAGGACCGTGAGCTCTCCGAACAGCAGGGCTCTGCTTGGCTCTTGGGGAACACAGGCCACCtctagctgaaaagaaaaaaaagggatgtGCTCTTAACTGCATTTGTCTGACCCAAATTAAATAGCAATAAATACAAGGCAGCTTAGGCTAGTGGTTTGAATGGGTCCTTGAGGGAGTCCGGCACTGACCCTAAGCCAGAAAGCAGGCTTAAACCCATGTTGTGATTTCTCCTTTGCTGTCTTCATGTGAGTTGGAGAGGGAACAATCCTGTCTTTTCTGAGCATATCCCCACCCACTGAAACAAATCCCACATGTCTCCAAGCACCTGAAACCCGGCAAAACTCAGGGTAAGCTCAGTAAGGCAGGGACCATCTCTCGATCTCATATATCACTGCGTTCAGAGTGCTGTTACAGGACAACAAAGAGAATTTGTTCTGTGTTCGGAAACACAGGAAAGCTCTGGTGCACATGCTCAGGAAATAAGAGCTCAGACAATATCCTCTGAAAATGTGGTAGGGAGTCAGAACTGAGTAGACCAATTCTCAATTAATCTTGTTTGGGAGAAACAGGAGGGTAGATTAATTAATTTAAtgatgtttgtattttgttttcttaaaaaaaaaaaagcagccatggGCAAATGTAAATGAGTACAGAATGATACCGAGCAGCAGATGCTGTTCCCAGACAAATCAGATCAGTGGCTGTAGTGGAGATCACAGCAATGAATTGATCAAAGGGCAGTAGACGTACAGTCTGACAGTGTTACAGGACATCCCTGTAGGATCGTCAGTGTGGGGTTTcccagggggtggggtgggctcgTATCGGGGGGCAGTGTAGGGATTGGAACTGGTATGAGGGACACATCTTGCTGCTTTTTCACTAGTTGCCAAAGGAACAGAGACGGGGCTTGTGCCCTGCACGTTCATGGTACTTGCATAACACTGATAGCTCTTTGTTTTGATCTCTGTGTGATGGTTTATTCAGGAAAACACCTGGCTTAAGTCAGGATTTCCTTCCTGAAGGAGTGGCGAGGGCTCTGTGTTGCTCGCAGGTGGGCATGGGAGGGTGAGATGTCCTGTGCTGGGAAAAGCTGGTATGTCCTGGGCAGCTCATAGGAGGAGTGTGGACAATCTCAGGCCATGTGGGTAAGCTGGAAGGAGATCCCAGGCAGCAGGCACCCCAGAGACAGTGGTGGGGAACTCCCAAGGAGGTGGGGAGCAGTGTGGGAATCCccggtcactccaggggagggaGGAGCAAAGCATGCAAAGAAGATATAGAGTCTCATTTTGCACACTCCctccatttattttctctaattcTAAATCTCCCTGTGCTACTAGTTTCCAATGCTGTTGCAAGCCAGTCTCCCTCTCCCAGGGTGAACACAGTCAATAGTGATGTTCACTTCACTCACCTGTTAAAGAGCATCATGGCCACCTTGTCTGACCCCGGCCATCATCACCCAGGCTgtgcagagggaggaaggagggtgcAGCAAAAGGGGTTTGCAGCTGATAGTGGAGGTGCTCATAGGAAAGCTATGAAGGAAAggatgtttttttcattctttgtttcattttcaagcCTGAGGTCCAAGAGTTGGGCTTGCAGGACTTAACGACAGTCTGCCTGTGTTTGGTGGGGGACAGGTTGGGGAAAAAAGGTGTTCCAAGGATAGTCCTTAAAGTTCTCAGGAGCATTCTTGGTGATCAGAACGTGCAGGTACTTCCAAAGGGTGGCTGCAGCTCAGGGGGCTTCTACTGTGTGTTTGGGGTGGTCAGACAGCAGCACCCCAGTGTACCAGGACACGCTCCCACCAAGGGAAGCCTATATGTGTATGTGCGGGTGGGACATCTCAGGGCACACAGCAGCTGGGGCCAGAGGCCAGAGGCAGAGGGAGATGTGAACATTCATGGGTTAACGCAGCATGGGGGCGGATACACAGCAGAAGGACAGCTGGCCAGAGATGCAGCCACAGGGGGTCTGCAGGTGTTGTGACCCCACAGGAATTCATGTTGCAAGTTTGTGTAACATTATAGTGGATATAGCAGCAAGTGCTATAAAGCACATGCACGCCTGCACCAGTGGGGATGTCAGGGTAAACACTGACAGATTGACCTTCTGTCCACTTTTTGATTGAAAATGTTGTGAAAACTGGCATGTGCTGGGCAGAGGCGCCAGCcaagctgcagcctgcagcagtcCTCTCCCTCCAGTGCTTCTGCTGGGTTGCAGAGCCAGGTCCCTGTGACTGTGACCCCTCCGTCGCTCTCATGCCCCACCATGGCTCTTCTGGcatcttttcatagaatcacagaagggtttgggttggaatggaccttcaAAGATCGGCTACTcaaacccctctgccatgggcaggaacatccttcactagatgaggttgctcaaagtcttg is a window of Accipiter gentilis chromosome 26, bAccGen1.1, whole genome shotgun sequence DNA encoding:
- the LOC126051050 gene encoding protocadherin gamma-C5-like isoform X7, translated to MLGGRSLPWQLPLLLAALSCLPAPSSAQLHYSVPEDREPGFSVGDLAKDLGVEVRSLATRNLRLVSEGGQRHFQVDLAAGVLLLDSRLDREALCGQSPTCSLHLQLVMENPLQLHRVEVDVLDVNDNVPQFPKPEVVLEITEVANPGTRLPLEVAEDPDMGSNSISTYELSPSKHFALSINVRGDGVKMPEIVLEKALDREKVAVHHLTLTALDGGNPVKSGTAKVTIHVLDANDNPPVCDPPISKVHLEENVPVGTLVTKLNVTDLDEGPNGDVEYSFKTSNNAPGKLTKLFSLDPRTGEIRTKAPLDYEESSAYEIAVRARDKGSPAMEGHCHLRVELTDINDNSPEIVLTSLSSPVLEDATPGTVIALIGVKDSDSGENGQVRLQIAKELPFKLVSSFKEHFSLVTSGPLDREKASGYNITVRAVDSGSPQRATQKTFYLRIADVNDNAPNFSSPFDTAHIQENSLPGTSVFSVSASDPDEGSNAKLSYSILDNGMQDVPISTYFRIDQDNGTIYTVRALDYEQNKVFQVPVEVKDAGSPALSSTTVVHVFVLDENDNAPTIVYPSVPKGSAFHQTIPALAEPGYLVTKIVAVDADSGHNAWLSYQLQETTEALPFQVEHRSGEIRVAQALKESEDPHRLVVEVRDNGIPSLSASVVIVISLEENSVQDFSKSLDLPKSSPKDTNLTLYLIISLVSISLVSCVMFAVVAARCLKAGTASWTFGGCCRGTGRKPASHFHGQMKPDGFIKYLDVGGAGLTSQAQNYTSCFSPMSDQSDFLFVKPFSHSSTAETMAAYEQVTSTLASPCDGQAQPNTDWRFSQTQRPGTSGSQNGEEGGAWPNNQFDTEMLQAMILASANEAADGNSTLGGGTGTMGLSARYGPQFTLQHVPDYRQNVYIPGSTATLTNAAGKRDAKSAGSSGGNKKKSGKKEKK